The genomic window CTGTACTAAATGTGATGAATGTCCATTATTTGTAAATAATACAAGATGATATAAAACACTGTAATTAAGACAAATTAAAGGCCTAATTTgtgcatttaaatttaaaacatttgaagcCTCTTACAGATCTGCAGCCCACAACAACAGCTCTAATTCTGCCTGAGAAAGACAAATAATACTGAACTATATTTAACAGTTAAACATACTGACAGAGATTTATATTAAACATCAAGAAACATTCAGCAAGAGTGTTATGGAACTGAAAACCACCCACTTCTGTCTCAATAACACATACGTCAAATCAGaattttctctctccccctctctccttccatatatatgtttttttattttggtttttttaggataaaaaaaagtctcaccATTTGCAGGTAAAGCAGTCTCTCGTGCTGTGGTGGAGTGGTGGAGTTGATGGAGAGTGGAGGTGAAGAGCTGTCCTGCTTCACAGCGACAACAGCGGctcaatcagaaaaaaaaaggaagtgaaacaATAGAAGACAGCATGGTTGCTGTTCCACTGGAgttcattaaatattttttttaaggataAAATACTGACTGTTCACATTAGCGTAGCATGGACCTGtaaaaaaactgtgtgcatgtttgctgCTGGTGTGAATGGGTCAACCCAGGTTATGTACTCTGGGTTTAACAAACATCTGACACAGCTTGAATTTACTATTTCTATCTTTATTTTAGCTAAAGGTGACGCGTTACCTAAAGACCTTCAAAGGTAATCTTTAGCACTGAGCTCATTTTTAGGACATTCataaagcagtggtggaagaagtattcagatcatttacttgagtaaaagtaccaatacatcaatgtaaaaatattctatTACCTTGTACAAGTAATTCAAAAACAAGCTTTCAAGATTctacttaaacctgcattaactgattttttggccacttgggagcagcagaaacaagtcgtgaacaaaacactgacatatcatcaacttttaagtttttatttccacatccagcagttacggagcaacgtTATGATTCATTTTGAGTTTCTGTCAaactggtgaatgtgagtccaatatcCGCTTTTAGCTCTTGCTAAGTGTTGCTAACTGTGTATGTTTGCTTTTTGGTGCTGAGTAGGTAGTGTAAAGTGGgtttttagtagtttttctctgaaaacagcttcctgctgcagctggaaagagctgaaactcaatataaagctccataaagccgagaggagctgcagaatCGCTGATAATTTCCTGCATGATACTTTAAATCTTCTTGCATTTGTTTATCATCCCTCCTGTTTGCTCTGttcctgtttgtgtcttcaTTCCATTTTTTCGAATCAGTTTCATTTCTGTGGGTTTCGATGGAGTATTTGATTGCATTTATCTGCAAATCATGAATCAGAGGAAGTGAAACTATTTAACCCGAAGTCAGGAACAAGTCCACCTGATGAAGAACTGATGAAGCATCATTGAATGTATCTGATTCTTAGAAAAAGTTTTCttcaaattaacattttgttctgtttttctttggacTTCCTCTTCGTTATTGCCAGAAACACAAACTGGTTTCCCGGCAGTGTTTCgctgatccccccccccccccccccggatGTGGAGGTCAGTATCTGTtccacaaaatatttaatttcctcAGCTGCATCTAAAAACAGAGAGctgatatgtattttttatgtaataaTTACATCCTGTGAAATCTTCCTGTTTGTCATATTCAGTCTTTCTCAGATCCTCTTTCCATTTACTGCATTCTGTCCATGTTTCCGTTTTCTCGTTCTGGTAAACGTGAGCATCAGCTTCCACCCATGATCCCTTGTGTTTTGGGGGTTAATGTCCTGGGTTGGTCTGAATCATGTTGTTACACCTAATGAATGAATGCACTACTAAATATTTTCCAGGTAAACAACCACATTTTTCAGGCTCTCTGAGGCAAATTTCTGATTTGCAATATTGggccatacaaataaaaaatcaacTTGACTTGGCAATCACCAAATTTTGCATGAATGTCAATGTCAAATGACACTGAGATGCCTTTACAATCTGTTCACCATACAACAgtctctatccttagacccttgattcaaataaggaaaaactccaaGCAGAAATGTAAGTGTCTATTTATTGTGAATGGTTAAAATTGGCAGAAAAAGGCTCTTCTCCTCGAGGGAGCTCTCAAGGAAACTGAGGCGCAGCAAAGACTCTGCAGAGAGAATGAATCCTCCCTTATGTAACAAACATAGATGATTGTAAATCAACAATAGAAAAGCTATAAGGAGGAGGTTTGGGGTTGCAGGAGCTGCAGCATCAGATGGCGTTGTAACGAAGGTATCAGCAGAGTAATAACAAGATGTGTCTGGTTATAATGGCCACACTGGACACCTGCATGATGAATGAAGCAGCTGATACTAATCAGCTAATTCAAGTGCAATGTTCAGGGCTCTGCTTGAATGCTATGCTCaattaatacaaaaacaaacaaacagaagacagacagacagacacgtttttgttgttgttttttgtaaattaaagttAGAATAATaccataaacaacaagaaactaatgcaacaatcaacaaagtgctTAGAAGTACTAAAGGGTTTAAAGGGCTCAAGTGTTGAGGTGTTCACGGAAGAGCTGAGTTTTCAGGTGTTTCTTGAACGCACCAGGGGAACCAGCAGATGTGTGGTGCTGAGTAGCTCAATCCACCATCGCAGAACCACAAAAGAAAAGAGTCTGGATcgtgttattttttatgaatttatttctaGATATAAGTATGTTGGtcttattaaaatttataaccTTGATACCTTCCAGGCTTTCTGCAAATTGCACTCTGTCGTGTTGTTTTAATGCCTGCTGAACCATGTTcgaaaaatctttaaaaaaaaataattaggagagttttattttatttattgttattgtaaatCAATTAGCCTCAGctgtctttaaacaacacatggagatggacactttaaaatacaattaaaatagcTTAGCTAGTTGATAGTAgctttttgtgttgagaaaataataaataaatattgaacagattagagaaaaggagaaatgacAAACAAATACGAAGCATTCAGgttgtttttcagctgtttaTTTGATTTCCTGTTCATACAATATTATCTGTttactgacagacagagaaagtaacatcagcagatgtttttttttcagattactGTCTATGTTATCTTGTACACCACTGCACTTTTATTAATAAATCTCTCTGTGGGCTGGTTCCTCCTTCTctgtgtacatacatgtgtaaAAATCTAATCTAGTATGACCTTCAGTCTCATGATGTTGTGCAGATGTTTGGACAAagttgggtaaaaaaaaaagcttttaaatgtgctttccCTTCCACCTGAAACAATGTACAGAAGGACCTAAATGGATCTGGAAAACCATATTCTTGGTCAaagtgtttgctttttttttttttttagataattttgagaaaatgtgtttatgcatCTTAACAGGAAATTGCCTGCACTTATTTTTAGCATGTGACAGTGTTTATGTTGTTAGTAAGAACATTTTTTATGCTGCCCTCTTGGCCAACTCTCTTTAACCTAAATATCAATCTTAATGAGCCTTAACCTGGTTAAATCATtgaaaatcaacagaaaattaaatgttaGAATGAAAAGTAAcgaacatgttttttttttaacaatgtgaaAGGGTCAGTGTGAAGGGAGGGAAGATACTGTTTTGCCTTTAGTTTCACTCATTTCACTCAAATAGTTGCTGTTAAACTGTTCAGTAAAAGCGAGAGAAaggctgttttgtgtttctCGTCCCTGCGGGTCAGTGAGGATGCAGCAGGAAGCCGGAGAAGATGCTGTAACCAGTCCTTGTCCCTGTCATCCCTCTGTAGTCTTTAGTCTCCAGCCAAACCTCCTGATCCCTCGACATGTAGACCGCCAGGCCGCCTGAAGTCACCTGTAATCAGTACCGGTTGAAATTTAACTACAGGGTGCATCTTTTTCCAGAAATGAGAACTACTGTAAACGATAACATGCACTCATACTTTACAAAAATTTGAGGATTTAGTTAGTAGTTTAGTTAGCTGAAACATGAGCTGACTCATTagatttaatattattttattttgtttaatactTGAGTATTATTTGGTGGCACAACAATGTAGTAAAATAAATCTGTAGTAttgttttaaaggaatagtttgtattttttgaagtgggTTTGTATGAGGTACTTATACATAGTCAGTGtgttacctgcagtagatttggaTCAGCTTGCTCCTAGTTTGGAGACACGAGTACCAGCATGGATGCAACAGCACTTTCTGACCAAAACAGCTGATGTGTGGTGTAATATAGTGCGTGGCATGCATAGGAGTAGTTCTatggttgagaaaatgtagtgccaaagtAAAGGGCTGTCTCACTGCAAGGTAAAGCGGTGAAAATATTCTGAATATAGTGTAtacttaaactgatattgacTTTTTTAAGTGGGCTTTTATTTAAGTGACTAAAATATGTTGTAATGCTGTTGTGCTCTTGGCTTCCGTACTCTTGTTTGCCTCTCGAAACTGGGAACGTGCCGACCCCCAAACTACTGCAGGTAaaacactgactatggataagtacCTCATACAATCCTACTTCAAAAAAATttgaactatccctttaatgCTCTTACCTGTCGTCTCCTGTGGCGATGATCGCAGAACGACGTCAGCGATGTTCCGTCCAGCTTCAGCGTCACACAGAGGCGGTTATCTACAGAGGCGTGGAACACAAAGTAGTACGTTCCTGGGATCCGAGACCTACAACACACAAACTTCATTAATTCACtaaaagtggattttttttcctcctgtctggtttgacagtttgatcacAAATGAAATTCGTACAAAAAGAAATGTCTTGAATTTGTTTGACATGGTTGAAACATTGCAGAGCAACCAGGGAATCATTTAGCTTTTAGCCAATCTGGCGGCATGGCTGTAAGGATGTTGGtctaaaatatctcaataactgtGGGATTGGTTTCCCcgaaattttgtacagacttTCATTGTCTCTAGAGGAGGAAGTCCCattgatcatcatcatctctttgatagactgccatgaaatttggttaaGACATGCTCTCCTCATGATGAACtttaataactttgatgatcctctgacttaTCATCTAACTTCATTGTTGGGTCAAAATTTCTATTTCtcaaatattttggtttatgactaaatatctgcaaaatgaATGACGTTCCAATTAGCCTCAGCCGCACTTGCATTTGGTGCTAATTAACTAATTTTAgccatgttaacatgctaaactaagatggggAAGACAGTAAAccactaaacatcagcatgttagcatcgtCATTGTGAGCCAcgctgtagactcttagtcttgtttacaTTGAACTGACATTGCCCTAACCTCATCCAAAACGATTTATTCAGAGTCAGTTGATCATACAAATTTGTGATAAAGTGGAAACTACtacggcttgaggctgaagcgttccaactgactcccattcacAAAGCGTCAagaagtcattatggtctcaatcactaaattcaggccctctaataagtgtgctggtggttattttggaaattattgctccattaataagatttgaagacttttaGTAGCTGTGATATCTGCTGTGTGAgcattgattgacagttgtgattgacagttggctcacctgttACTCTCCCTGACTCGGACTCGGACTATTGTCgtaatatttcactcagtttaATATTACTTGTTGGCTCCAATACAGAgcaatgggtgacgtcacacctcactacatcCAACTTTATTTGTAGTCTAGGGTTTTACCTTTCAGTAATATATGACTAGAAAACGAGTGGTTTCCTCACCTGAAGTGTCCTGTCTCTGTGTTGTAGTCGTTATTGATGTTGGTGATGACTTTGGTGAACCGTATGACGCTGCTCCTGTCCGGGTATTCGGTGGTTCCTCTGGCCACGCTGAAGGCCGCCTTCTGCTGGACTCCGGCAGCCCTGTAACCACAGAAACAACACAGTGACACTCAGAGCCAGATTAACCTGCTAGTGGGCCCTTGTTGAGCTGCCAATGTCCCCCAACTTAGTTTAATTAGATGCTACGTTATATATGCACAATGTAAACATTAAATCAATTGGAATATGAAAACTAGATTTTAGGTTAGAAGGTAAAAATCCAGGAATTGCCTTTTgaattttatattgtttatattctGTTAATCAAAATACCACAAAGCTATTGCCACACAGTGAATCTGAGGCCCCTTGAGGGTCTGGGGCCCACTCAGTCATCCAGCCTCGAGGCTCAGCTGAATCTGGCAATCTGTTCTCATCAAATATAATTAAGTCCCTTTAAGTGACTCTCCTCTGAAaatctcacactctcacactctctgtCTTTTGAGTATGGTAGATTTAACCCCTGTGGGCTTGCAGAGTGGTCTAA from Thunnus maccoyii chromosome 3, fThuMac1.1, whole genome shotgun sequence includes these protein-coding regions:
- the LOC121894157 gene encoding complement C1q subcomponent subunit C-like, whose translation is MLHRCLIVTGALLSLAVTLLVAQDTCRATGMPGMPGIPGLPGRDGRDGERGQKGEPGQAWGGGRGPQRGVKGDPGNVGFVGKRGQSGEPGKPGVSGLAGPPGEPGENGAAGVQQKAAFSVARGTTEYPDRSSVIRFTKVITNINNDYNTETGHFRSRIPGTYYFVFHASVDNRLCVTLKLDGTSLTSFCDHRHRRRQVTSGGLAVYMSRDQEVWLETKDYRGMTGTRTGYSIFSGFLLHPH